From a single Zygotorulaspora mrakii chromosome 2, complete sequence genomic region:
- the UGA3 gene encoding Uga3p (similar to Saccharomyces cerevisiae UGA3 (YDL170W); ancestral locus Anc_7.360), giving the protein MMNEEFDALNRAKSRKHSRTGCITCKVRKKRCSEHKPICADCRRLGFSCMYLPKSTDRRTLQHYKELIERELFDHKFSKKGHRRFDEVQECEQELGLEAELGEQEEEQREEAHEEENEEENEEENEHEHEHEEEHEILNGAQLIHIGAEQLHLDLDDEFSLSLSPRYSQPLTDPICLELDGVGMHLYNYYRDHLAKIISIAPTKQNYYLQVFLPMAHQHKGILYGLMAWSAHHLSITESNHDVQSKDENYLTIANEYTLNSLTRLKSEYSESNFLWSLAQVLILCGAEICQGDVNKWKVLLKHGAELIEKNCGKDISEILFSNKHTNLDSTTRYWLIANFMYHDIMCSRQTFFPMNQYQRILDNQSSHDLRSLDDSNLQLDPLNGINRPILLLIGDITNLTRKMKSDCEQFNKDHPKFDKYMKTAMDIQSKLYHLVPNVMEMKFYEEFSNDYQLSIELFQLMQTAALIHLKTICLKYSKDSIEIQYLWKILSQKLTLILGTKLEGSLCFPLFICGINAVSEEQKSLVESMFDDMMKRYKCYNFQRARTIMRKVWKQNSDNESISNRSSISSTSTGTGAEDNWYELKNKDWYDIVDDMGWDISFA; this is encoded by the coding sequence ATGATGAATGAAGAGTTCGATGCGTTGAACAGAGCAAAATCGAGGAAACACTCGAGGACAGGTTGTATCACATGTAAAGTAcggaaaaaaagatgctcCGAACACAAACCCATCTGCGCGGATTGTAGACGGTTAGGATTCTCCTGCATGTATCTGCCGAAGAGCACAGATAGGAGGACGTTGCAGCACTACAAGGAGCTCATTGAAAGGGAGCTGTTCGACCACAAGTTCAGCAAAAAGGGCCACAGGCGTTTTGATGAAGTGCAGGAGTGTGAGCAGGAGCTGGGGCTGGAGGCAGAGCTGGGGGAGCAGGAGGAGGAGCAGCGAGAGGAAGCGCatgaggaagaaaacgAGGAGGAAAACGAGGAAGAAAACGAGCATGAGCACGAGCACGAGGAAGAACATGAAATTCTCAACGGCGCCCAGCTTATACACATAGGAGCAGAACAGCTGCATTTGGACCTCGACGATGAGTTCAGTCTTTCACTGTCTCCTAGATACTCTCAGCCACTCACGGATCCCATATGCTTGGAGCTAGACGGCGTTGGTATGCATTTATACAATTACTATAGAGACCATTTGGCCAAGATCATCTCCATCGCTCCAACGAAACAGAACTACTAtcttcaagtttttttgCCAATGGCCCACCAGCACAAAGGGATTCTGTATGGACTTATGGCCTGGTCAGCTCATCACTTATCGATCACGGAGTCGAATCACGATGTTCAGTCAAAGGATGAGAATTACCTCACCATAGCAAACGAATACactttgaattctttgacCAGATTGAAGTCTGAATACAGCGAGTCAAATTTTCTCTGGTCGCTTGCCCAAGTGCTCATCTTGTGTGGTGCGGAAATATGTCAGGGGGATGTCAATAAGTGGAAAGTTCTACTGAAACATGGTGCGGAACTTATTGAGAAAAACTGTGGTAAAGATATTTCGGAAATTTTGTTCTCGAATAAACACACCAATCTGGACTCAACAACACGATATTGGTTGATTGCAAATTTTATGTATCATGACATTATGTGCTCGCGACAAACATTTTTCCCAATGAATCAATATCAAAGGATATTAGATAATCAATCGTCGCATGACCTGAGAAGCTTAGATGATTCAAACTTACAGTTAGATCCTTTGAATGGTATCAATAGACCAATACTTTTACTTATTGGTGACATTACAAATTTGACAAGAAAGATGAAGTCTGATTGTGAGCAGTTCAACAAAGATCATCCTAAATTTGATAAGTACATGAAAACAGCAATGGATATCCAATCGAAATTATACCATTTAGTTCCAAATGTAAtggaaatgaaattttatgAAGAGTTCTCGAATGATTATCAACTCAGTATCGaacttttccaattgaTGCAGACTGCTGCATTAATCCATTTGAAAACCATTTGTCTCAAATATTCAAAGGACTCGATCGAAATTCAATATCTCTGGAAGATACTCTCACAAAAACTTACACTCATTCTCGGTACCAAACTAGAAGGTTCGCTTTGTTTCCCACTTTTTATATGTGGCATAAATGCTGTCTCCGAAGAGCAAAAATCATTAGTAGAATCGATGTTCGATgatatgatgaaaagatacAAGTGCTATAACTTTCAACGTGCAAGAACAATAATGAGAAAGGTCTGGAAGCAAAACAGCGATAATGAGTCCATCAGTAATCGCAGCAGTATCTCAAGTACAAGTACTGGTACAGGTGCAGAAGATAACTGGTACGAATTAAAAAACAAGGATTGGTACGACATCGTCGATGATATGGGTTGGGATATAAGTTTCGCATAA
- the MRPL38 gene encoding mitochondrial 54S ribosomal protein uL14m (similar to Saccharomyces cerevisiae MRPL38 (YKL170W); ancestral locus Anc_1.179), whose translation MIYLKSMLKVIDNSGAQMAECIKVLKKGSPKSPARIGDRIICVVQKAKPLNQNITGTSNTNRVKKGDIVHGIVVRTKQKNMSRGDGSIVSFGDNACVLVNKNTGEPLGTRIMANDGCVGRELREKGFNKICSLASRVV comes from the coding sequence ATGATTTACTTGAAATCTATGTTAAAGGTTATCGACAACTCGGGAGCCCAGATGGCTGAGTGTATCAAAGTTTTAAAGAAGGGCTCTCCAAAATCACCAGCGAGGATCGGTGATAGAATAATATGTGTAGTGCAGAAAGCGAAGCCATTGAACCAAAATATAACCGGAACTTCGAACACCAACAGAGTGAAAAAGGGGGACATTGTTCATGGGATTGTGGTTCGCacgaaacaaaaaaatatgtcTCGGGGAGATGGTTCGATAGTGAGTTTTGGAGACAATGCTTGTGTCCTGGTAAACAAGAATACTGGTGAGCCACTTGGGACCAGAATCATGGCAAATGACGGATGCGTCGGCAGAGAACTGAGGGAAAAGGGcttcaataaaatttgtTCTCTTGCAAGTAGGGTAGTGTAA
- the GLT1 gene encoding glutamate synthase (NADH) (similar to Saccharomyces cerevisiae GLT1 (YDL171C); ancestral locus Anc_7.361) translates to MVLTSERFDPLEESYEGGSPQDFSTNHKHKSWANVLPDKCGLYDPEYEKDACGVGFVANIKGEHSHKIVSDARFLLCNMTHRGAVSSDGNGDGAGILLGIPHEFMKREFKLDLGIDIPEKGQYAVGNVFFKKDDPSVLEDSKNFFEKLALSLNLQVLGWRDVPHDSSILGEVALSREPQILQPLIVRKQTSAESVGSEFNEREFQTQLYILRKQASNEIGIENWFYACSLSNRTIVYKGQLTPAQVYNYYYDLTNAHFESHMALVHSRFSTNTFPSWDRAQPLRWLAHNGEINTLRGNKNWMHAREGVLVSETFKDQLDKLYPVIEEGGSDSAALDNVLELLTINGVLSLPEAIMMMVPEAYHADMDSNLKAWFDWAACLMEPWDGPALLTFTDGRYCGAMLDRNGLRPCRYYVTSDDRVICASEVGVIHIENKLVIQKGKLKPGDMFLVDTEKSEIVDTKKLKLNFAKKKDFKSWLSKVIKLDDLLSKNKKFIPNDFVSNLSSLKVQTDPRLLANCYTFEEVSLLLTPMALTGKEALGSMGNDAPLACLNEDPVLVYDYFKQLFAQVTNPPIDPIREANVMSLECYVGPQGNLLEMHPSQCDRLFLKSPILHWDEFYALKNIEKTHPTWSIANIDITFEKSEGLLGYTSTIERITQEASDSIDNGKKILILSDKKMGSQRVSISSLIAVGAIHHHLIRNKQRSHVAIILETGEARQIHHFCVLLGYGCDGIFPYLAMETLVRLNQEGLIRNVDDDDVTVDNDTLLENYKHAIDGGILKVMSKMGISTLASYKGAQIFEALGIDNSVTDVCFAGTASRIKGVTFEYLAQDAFSLHETGYPSRPIVTKTVTLPERGDYHWRDGGFKHVNDPTAIASLQDSVRNKNEAAWDMYVKKETEAIRDCTLRGLLELDFENCTPIPLEQVEPWTEIARRFATGAMSYGSISMEAHSTLAIAMNRLGAKSNCGEGGEDAERSIVHDNGDTMRSAIKQVASARFGVTSYYLSDADEIQIKVAQGAKPGEGGELPAHKVSKEIAKTRHSTPHVGLISPPPHHDIYSIEDLKQLIYDLKCSNPRAGISVKLVSEVGVGIVASGVAKAKADHILVSGHDGGTGAARWTSIKSAGLPWELGLAETHQTLVLNDLRRNVVVQTDGQLRTGFDIAVAVLLGAESFTLATIPLIAMGCIMLRRCHLNSCAVGIATQDPYLRSKFEGQPEHVINFFYYLIQDLRKIMATLGFRSVDEMVGHSEKLKKRENVNTKAINIDLSPILTPAHTIRPDVATRFTKKQDHKLHSRLDNKLIDEAEVTLDRGLPVTIDAEIINTDRALGSTLSYRISKRFGENGLPQDTVVVNIQGSAGQSFGAFLAPGITFILNGDANDYVGKGLSGGILVIKPPKDSKFKSDENVIVGNTCFYGATSGTAFISGSAGERFAVRNSGATIVVERVKGNNAFEYMTGGRAVVLSQMESLNAFSGATGGIAYCLTSDYDDFVGKINKETVELESLTDTVEIAFVKNLILEHYNYTQSELAAKILGNFNYYLKNFVKVIPSDYKKVLVKEAADKIKEKELLTTQFLKKFQRSANNKADATNGEIAAMVSEKKKQSTVSFKSTLVEPGVVDLEDSVPNSKQLEKSAEKVEKLEKIRGFMKYKKLYEPKRSAAARTKDWKEFANSLSKKEAKVQAARCMECGTPFCQSDTGCPVSNIIPKFNDLVFKNQWKLAYDKLMETNNFPEFTGRVCPAPCEGACTLGIIEDPVGIKSIERLIIDNAFKEGWVEPVIPEFRTGYSVAIIGSGPAGLACADQLNKAGHSVTVYERADRCGGLLMYGIPNMKLEKSIVQRRVDLLAAEGIQFITNTEVGKDITTEELKSQFDRIVYAIGSTIPRDLPIKGRELKNIDFAMTLLKDNTSAFLNKDMEAIRQSIAGKKVIVIGGGDTGNDCLGTSVRHGASSVLNFELLPQPPKERSRDNPWPQWPRVMRIDYGHAEVKEHYGRDPREYCILSKEFIGNEEGEVTAIKTVRVEWKKSESGVWQMVEIPGSEEIFEADIVLLSMGFVGPELFEDPSVKKTRRGTIDTLNDASYSVDGNKVYAAGDCRRGQSLIVWAIQEGRKCATSIDEELMGSTNLPGNGGIVKRNYELLKELAATV, encoded by the coding sequence atggTTTTGACATCAGAACGTTTCGACCCGCTCGAGGAGTCCTACGAGGGCGGCTCGCCACAGGACTTTTCCACAAACCACAAGCATAAGTCGTGGGCAAACGTTTTACCTGACAAGTGCGGTCTGTACGATCCGGAGTATGAGAAGGATGCCTGCGGTGTAGGTTTCGTCGCTAATATCAAGGGTGAGCACTCTCACAAGATCGTTTCAGATGCGCGTTTCCTGCTGTGCAACATGACGCATCGTGGTGCCGTCTCGTCGGATGGTAACGGTGATGGTGCAGGTATATTGTTGGGCATTCCTCACGAATTCATGAAAAGAGAGTTCAAACTGGATCTAGGTATCGATATTCCGGAGAAGGGCCAGTATGCAGTGGGTAATGTCTTCTTCAAGAAGGACGATCCGTCTGTGCTGGAAGACtccaagaattttttcgaaaagttGGCACTAAGTTTGAACCTGCAGGTTCTAGGATGGAGAGATGTGCCTCACGATTCTTCAATACTGGGGGAAGTCGCGCTGTCAAGAGAACCACAAATTCTGCAACCATTGATTGTGAGAAAACAGACATCGGCGGAATCCGTGGGATCTGAATTCAACGAAAGAGAGTTTCAAACTCAGCTTTACATCCTGAGAAAACAAgcttcaaatgaaattggTATAGAAAATTGGTTTTATGCCTGCTCTTTGAGTAACCGCACTATAGTATACAAGGGCCAATTGACTCCTGCCCAGGTTTACAATTACTATTACGATTTGACAAACGCTCATTTTGAATCTCATATGGCTTTGGTTCATTCAAGATTTTCGACAAACACTTTCCCATCGTGGGACAGAGCTCAACCACTACGTTGGCTTGCTCATAATGGTGAGATCAACACTTTAAGAGGTAACAAAAACTGGATGCATGCAAGGGAAGGTGTATTGGTTTCAgaaactttcaaagatcAATTAGATAAACTATACCCTGTGATTGAGGAAGGCGGTTCAGATTCTGCTGCTCTAGATAATGTTCTTGAATTGTTAACTATAAATGGTGTGCTCTCTTTGCCAGAAGCAATCATGATGATGGTTCCAGAAGCTTATCATGCTGATATGGATTCAAACTTAAAGGCTTGGTTCGACTGGGCTGCTTGTTTGATGGAACCATGGGATGGTCCTGCTCTATTAACTTTTACCGACGGTCGTTACTGTGGTGCAATGCTTGATAGAAACGGCTTAAGACCTTGTCGTTATTATGTTACATCTGATGATAGGGTTATTTGTGCTTCCGAAGTTGGTGTTATTCATATCGAGAATAAACTGGTCATACAAAAGGGTAAATTGAAACCTGGTGATATGTTTTTAGTCGATActgaaaaaagtgaaattgttgatacaAAGAAATTAAAGTTAAACTTTgctaaaaagaaagatttcaaatcttgGTTATCAAAAGTTATTAAATTGGACGATCTTTTGTCAAAAAATAAGAAGTTCATTCCAAATGATTTTGTTTCGAATTTGTCATCATTAAAAGTTCAAACTGATCCTCGTTTATTAGCAAATTGTtatacttttgaagaagtcTCTTTATTGTTAACTCCAATGGCCTTGACTGGTAAAGAAGCCTTAGGTTCAATGGGTAATGATGCCCCATTGGCATGTTTGAATGAAGATCCTGTATTAGTTTATGATTATTTCAAACAATTATTTGCTCAAGTTACAAATCCACCAATTGATCCTATCCGTGAAGCAAATGTTATGTCCTTAGAATGTTACGTTGGCCCTCAGGGTAATCTATTAGAGATGCATCCATCTCAATGTGATAgattatttttgaaatcaccAATTTTACATTGGGATGAATTTTATGCTTTAAAAAACATCGAAAAGACTCATCCAACCTGGTCGATTGCCAATATTGATatcacttttgaaaaatctgaagGTTTATTAGGTTATACATCAACCATTGAACGCATTACTCAAGAAGCGAGCGATTCTATTGATAATGGTAAGAAAATCTTAATTCTCTcagataaaaaaatgggaTCTCAACGTGTTTCGATCTCATCTTTAATTGCTGTTGGTGCTATTCATCACCATTTGATTAGAAATAAGCAACGTTCTCATGTCGCAATTATATTAGAAACCGGTGAAGCAAGacaaattcatcatttctGTGTTCTTTTAGGTTATGGTTGTGATGGTATTTTCCCGTATTTAGCCATGGAAACATTAGTTAGACTGAACCAGGAGGGTTTGATTAGAAACGttgacgatgacgatgtTACTGTGGATAATGATACCCTATTGGAAAACTACAAGCATGCTATCGATGGTGGTATATTAAAAGTGATGTCTAAAATGGGTATCTCTACTTTAGCATCCTATAAAGGTGcccaaatttttgaagcacTTGGTATTGATAATTCTGTAACAGACGTTTGTTTTGCAGGTACAGCTTCAAGAATCAAAGGTGTTACATTCGAATATCTAGCTCAGGATGCATTTTCATTACATGAAACTGGTTACCCATCCAGACCTATCGTTACTAAAACCGTTACTTTACCAGAAAGAGGTGATTACCATTGGAGAGATGGTGGCTTTAAGCATGTTAATGATCCAACAGCAATTGCTTCTCTACAAGATTCGGtaagaaataaaaatgaagcCGCCTGGGATATGTACGTCAAAAAAGAGACAGAAGCTATAAGAGATTGTACCTTGAGAGGTCTTCTAGAATTAGACTTCGAAAACTGTACACCAATACCTTTAGAACAGGTTGAACCATGGACGGAAATTGCAAGAAGATTCGCTACCGGTGCTATGTCTTATGGTTCTATTTCAATGGAGGCTCATTCAACATTGGCTATCGCAATGAATCGTTTAGGTGCAAAATCGAATTGTGGTGAAGGTGGTGAAGATGCTGAAAGATCTATTGTTCATGATAACGGTGACACAATGAGATCTGCAATCAAACAAGTAGCTTCTGCTAGATTTGGTGTTACTTCTTATTACCTTTCTGATGCAgatgaaattcaaattaaAGTTGCTCAAGGTGCTAAACCTGGTGAAGGTGGTGAATTACCAGCTCACAAAGTCTCTAAAGAAATTGCCAAGACTAGACATTCTACTCCTCATGTTGGATTAATTTCACCACCACCTCATCATGATATTTATTCTATTGAGGATTTGAAGCAATTGATTTACGATTTGAAATGTTCCAATCCAAGAGCTGGAATTTCTGTTAAATTAGTATCCGAAGTTGGTGTTGGTATTGTTGCATCAGGTGTCGCTAAGGCAAAAGCTGATCATATCTTAGTGTCTGGTCATGATGGTGGTACCGGTGCTGCCAGATGGACAAGTATAAAGAGTGCAGGGTTACCTTGGGAATTAGGTCTAGCCGAGACTCATCAAACTTTGGTGTTGAACGATTTAAGACGTAACGTTGTTGTCCAAACTGATGGTCAATTAAGAACTGGTTTTGATATTGCAGTTGCTGTATTATTGGGTGCGGAATCTTTCACTTTAGCTACAATTCCATTAATCGCAATGGGGTGTATCATGTTAAGAAGGTGTCACTTGAACTCTTGTGCTGTCGGTATCGCTACACAAGATCCTTACTTGAGAAGCAAGTTTGAAGGTCAACCAGAACATGTTATTAACTTTTTCTATTACTTAATTCAAGATTTGAGGAAGATCATGGCAACATTGGGATTCCGTAGTGTTGATGAAATGGTTGGTCATTCAGAAAAACttaagaaaagagaaaatgtCAACACTAAAGCTATTAACATTGATCTTTCTCCTATTTTAACTCCTGCTCATACAATCCGTCCAGATGTTGCAACGAGATTCACTAAGAAACAAGATCACAAACTACATTCTCGTCTGGATAACAAGTTGATTGATGAAGCTGAAGTAACATTAGACCGTGGTCTCCCAGTTACCATCGATGCTGAAATTATTAACACTGATCGTGCCTTAGGTTCAACTCTGTCTTacagaatttcaaagaggTTTGGTGAGAATGGTTTGCCTCAGGATACCGTAGTTGTTAACATCCAAGGTTCTGCAGGTCAATCGTTTGGTGCCTTCTTAGCACCTGGTATtactttcattttgaatggTGATGCCAACGATTATGTTGGTAAAGGTCTATCGGGTGGTATCCTTGTTATTAAACCACCAAAGGACTCCAAGTTCAAGAGTGATGAAAATGTCATCGTTGGTAACACCTGTTTCTACGGTGCTACATCCGGTACTGCGTTTATTTCAGGTAGTGCTGGTGAACGTTTTGCTGTTCGTAATTCTGGTGCTACCATTGTTGTTGAAAGAGTTAAAGGTAACAATGCTTTTGAATACATGACCGGTGGTAGAGCTGTTGTTCTATCTCAAATGGAATCTTTGAATGCGTTCTCCGGTGCTACAGGTGGTATTGCTTACTGTTTAACATCTGATTATGATGATTTCGTTGGTAAGATTAATAAGGAAACTGTTGAACTTGAGAGTTTGACAGACACCGTTGAAATTGCTTTTGTCAAGAATTTGATTCTTGAACACTATAATTACACTCAATCTGAACTAGCTGCGAAGATTCTTGGTAATTTTAACTactatttgaaaaactttgTTAAGGTCATTCCAAGTGACTATAAGAAAGTACTAGTGAAAGAGGCTGCTGATaagatcaaagaaaaggaacttTTGACaactcaatttttgaaaaaattccaaagaTCTGCAAATAATAAAGCTGATGCTACAAACGGTGAAATCGCAGCAATGGTGtctgaaaagaagaaacagTCCACTGTTTCGTTTAAGTCTACTCTTGTTGAACCAGGTGTCGTCGATCTTGAAGATTCTGTACCAAACTCAAAAcaacttgaaaaaagcGCTGAAAAAGTTGAGAAATTGGAGAAGATTCGTGGTTTTATGAAGTACAAGAAGCTGTATGAGCCTAAGAGAAGTGCTGCAGCAAGAACAAAGGACTGGAAAGAATTTGCTAATTCTTTAAGTAAGAAGGAAGCTAAAGTACAGGCTGCAAGATGTATGGAGTGTGGTACTCCTTTCTGTCAATCTGACACCGGTTGTCCAGTCTCGAATATTATTCCAAAATTCAACGATTTAGTCTTCAAAAACCAGTGGAAGTTAGCTTATGATAAATTAATGGAAACAAATAATTTCCCTGAGTTCACTGGGAGAGTATGCCCAGCTCCATGTGAGGGTGCCTGTACTCTGGGAATTATAGAGGATCCGGTTGGAATCAAGTCTATTGAAAGGTTAATTATTGATAatgctttcaaagaaggtTGGGTTGAACCTGTCATTCCCGAATTCCGTACTGGATATTCCGTTGCGATTATTGGTTCTGGTCCAGCTGGTTTAGCTTGTGCTGATCAATTGAACAAGGCAGGTCACAGCGTTACTGTATATGAAAGAGCTGACCGTTGTGGTGGCTTATTAATGTATGGTATTCCAAATATGAAGCTGGAAAAATCCATTGTTCAACGTCGTGTTGATTTGTTGGCAGCTGAAGGCATTCAATTCATTACCAACACTGAGGTTGGTAAAGATATTACAACAGAAGAGTTAAAGTCTCAATTTGATAGAATTGTTTATGCTATTGGTTCTACCATTCCAAGAGATCTACCAATTAAGGGCCGTGAATTGAAGAACATTGATTTTGCTATGACGTTATTGAAGGACAACACTTCTGCTTTCTTGAACAAAGATATGGAGGCTATTCGTCAATCGATTGCTGGTAAGAAAGTAATCGTCATTGGTGGTGGTGATACCGGTAATGATTGTTTGGGTACTTCAGTAAGACATGGTGCTTCTTCAGTGCTCAACTTTGAATTATTACCTCAACCGCCAAAGGAACGTTCCAGAGATAATCCATGGCCCCAATGGCCTCGTGTCATGAGAATCGATTATGGTCATGCGGAGGTCAAGGAACATTACGGTAGAGATCCTCGTGAGTACTGTATTCTATCTAAAGAATTCATTGGCAATGAAGAAGGTGAAGTTACTGCTATTAAGACTGTTCGCGTCGAATGGAAAAAGTCCGAGAGTGGAGTTTGGCAAATGGTAGAAATCCCAGGTAGcgaagaaatatttgaggCAGATATCGTTTTATTGTCTATGGGGTTCGTTGGTCCTGAATTATTTGAAGATCCAAGTGTCAAAAAGACAAGAAGAGGTACTATTGATACTTTGAATGACGCATCTTACAGTGTTGACGGAAATAAGGTCTACGCCGCAGGTGACTGTAGAAGAGGTCAATCCTTAATTGTTTGGGCCATCCAAGAAGGTAGAAAGTGTGCAActtcaattgatgaagaattaATGGGCAGCACAAATCTGCCAGGAAATGGTGGTATCGTTAAACGTAATTatgaacttttgaaagaattagCAGCAACAGTATAG
- the UPS1 gene encoding Ups1p (similar to Saccharomyces cerevisiae UPS1 (YLR193C); ancestral locus Anc_7.359) — translation MVLWHKNRHVFESDFATVSLAFFNRYPNPYSNHVLSIDTLSRDLGDDGKLRTTRLIKKSGKLPRWVKPFLSAVSDSWIIEISIVDPETMHMQTYTKNLDHTKIIQVEEYTTYMADKQLGNTIVKSDVKFSSGFQMGVKNKIEHWSRSKFDENIKMSRLGMTFVMKQLEERGEKGRLFI, via the coding sequence ATGGTACTTTGGCATAAGAATAGACACGTATTTGAGAGTGATTTTGCCACGGTATCacttgcatttttcaataggTATCCAAACCCGTATTCTAATCATGTTCTGTCAATAGATACATTGTCAAGGGATCTTGGCGATGATGGGAAATTACGCACCACAAGGTTAATCAAGAAATCCGGTAAGTTACCACGATGGGTCAAACCATTTCTGTCAGCAGTTTCAGATTCTTGGataattgaaatttcaatagTTGATCCGGAGACGATGCATATGCAAACGtatacaaaaaatttagatCATACAAAGATCATTCAAGTTGAAGAGTATACCACATATATGGCAGATAAACAATTAGGTAATACTATAGTTAAAAGTGACGTTAAATTTTCGAGCGGGTTTCAAATGGGGgttaaaaataaaattgaacatTGGTCCAGGTCAAAGTTCGACGAAAATATAAAGATGAGCAGATTAGGAATGACGTTTGTTATGAAACAATTGGAGGAACGTGGAGAAAAGGGTAGGTtatttatttga